GCGACAGGCGTCAAGCAACCCGGTCCATGACTGCGGCCCCATGGAATTGGGGCGCTCGGCCACGTATCCTTCGCCCAGCAGGTGCAGCCGCGCCATGGCCGCGCCGACCTGCGCACACATGTCCGTATCGATCCGGGGCGACCACCCGCCGGGCAGGAAGGTGGTGATGGCGGCGGGCCTGCCGGCCAGCGTGCGCAGCGTGCGGCCCTGCCGGTCCGCCACCGGCAGCGGGCATGACAGCCCGCGCCCCGCCAGATACTGCATGAGCCCCAGGAACCATGGCAGTTCGTCAGGATCCACCCGGCGCTCGTACAGCGTCAGGATGAAGGTGGCCTGTGTGGTCTTCAGCAGGAAATTGCTGTTCTCCACACCTTCCGCAATGCCGTGGCAGGACAGGAGCCTGCCGATGTCATAGCCTTCGAGAAACGCCTCCAGCGCATCTTCCGGCACTTCGGTATAGACTGCCATGGAAAGTTACGGTTCAGCCCAGCGGCGCCGGCAGGCGGAAGGCCACGTTTTCTTCCTTCACGGTGATTTCCTCGATCTCGAGCGTGAAGCGCTTGGCCAGGGCGGCCACCATTTCCTGCACCAGTGATTCGGGGGCGGACGCACCCGCGGTGATGCCCAGCGTGGAGACACCGTCCAGCGCCGACCAGTCCAGCGCGTTCAGGCGCGGCACCAGCAGGGCGCGTGGCGCGCCCGAACGCTCCGCCACTTCGCGCAGGCGCTGCGAGTTGGAGGAATTGGGCGAGCCGATCACGATCACCAGGTCACAGCCGGGTGCTATGGCCTTGACCGCTTCCTGCCGGTTGGTGGTGGCGTAGCAGATGTCCTCGCGCCGCGGCCCCTCGATCAGGGGGAAGCGGTCGCGCAGGATGTCCACGATCTCCGCCGTGTCATCGACGGACAGGGTGGTCTGGGTGATGAAGGCCAGCCGTGTCGGGTCGGCGGGCTGGACGGTGCGGGCTTCCTCCGCATCGTTGATCAGGGTGACCGCACCGTTGGGCAACTGGCCCATCGTGCCTACGACCTCGGGGTGGCCCGCATGGCCGATCATCAGGATATGGCGGCTTTCGGGCCCGCCATCGGCGAAGTGGCGCTCGGCCTCGCGGTGCACTTTCGACACCAGCGGGCAGGTTGCGTCCAGATACAGCAGATTACGGCGCTCGGCCTCGGCCGGAACGGTCTTGGGCACGCCATGGGCGGAGAAGACGACCTGGCCATCGGCGGGCACTTCATCGAGTTCCTCGACAAAGATCGCGCCCTGCGCCTCCAGCGTTTCGACCACGGTGCGGTTATGGACGATTTCATGGCGGACATAGACCGGCGCGCCGTAGCGGCGGATCGCTTCCTCCACGACACGGATGGCACGATCGACGCCTGCGCAGAATCCGCGCGGGCCTGCAAGCAGGACCCTGAGCACGCGGGGCGGCGCGTCGGTGGGGGCAGTGGTATCGGGCGTATGAATCATCTGGTCGGGCATGGTGTTCCCCAAACATCCGGCGGGCGGTATAGGATACGGGCCACGATCTGCTAGAGTTCCGGCGCCGGGATCCCGTGTTATGGGTCCGGCCCTACGCAAACCGTGACAATGGCGCAAGCCATTTTCCTGTCGATCCTAACGTATTGTGCCATGCCTGTCCTCCCCCGTTGCCCTGCCAGCTTCCCCCCGCACCGCTCGTGGCGGGATTTCATCCACACCTGACCCACCCGGAATACCTGCATGCTTCCTGCCCTTCCGCTGTCGCGCCTGCGCCGCACCGCCCTGCAATTCTGTGCCGTGGCCAGCCTGCCCCTGCTGGCCGCCTGCAGCAGCGAATCCGATTCGATCGATTTCGCTCCCGCCTGCCCCGTGGTGGAAATTCCCGGCGAGGCGGCCGACTACTACCAGTATTCCGGCACCGACCATGACGTGACCCATCTGGTGGCGCGCGCCAGCCTGACGCGCGTGGTGGGATCATGCGAAGCGGGGCCACATCGCAGCGTGATGACCAACATGAAGATCGGGCTGCATGTCGAGCGTGGGCCAGCATCCAAGGTGGACTTTGTCAATGTTCCGTATTTTGTCGCCGTCGTGTTCAATGGCGAGATCAAGAGCAAGAAGGAATTCGTGGCCCACGTCTCCTTCGAGGACGGACGCATGCAGGACCTGACCCATACCAGCAACATCCCCATCAGCCTGCCCGTGTCGCGTCACATCCACAGCGACCAGTACCATCTGGAAATCGGCTTCCAGCTGACCAAGGCACAGCTTGACTTCAACCGTGCGCATCTGGTCATGCCCTCCTTTCACAAGATGTAAGGCAGCGCCTTGGCCAGCCTCCCCGTCCAGCGTGAACTGACATGGCGCGGCATCGTGATCGGCGCGCTGATCACCGTGGTCTTCACCGCGTCGAATGTCTATCTCGGGCTGCGCATCGGCCTGACCATCGCCACGTCCATCCCCGCCGCCGTCATTTCCATGGCGGTGCTGCGGGTGCTGGGCGGCGGCACGATACTCGAAAACAACCTCGTGCAGACCCAGGCTTCCGCCGCGGGCACGCTGGCCTGCGTGTTCGCCAGCCTGCCAGCACTGCTGATGGGTGGGTTCTGGCAGCATTTCCCCTTCGTCCAGGCCGCCGTGCTCACGGCCGCGGGCGGCATGACCGGGGTGCTGTTCACCATCCCCCTGCGCCGGGTCATGCTGCGCGATGCGACGCTGTCCTTTCCCGAAGGGGTGGCCGCGGCCGAGATCCTGCGCGCGGGTGCAACGCGGGAAGACCCTGAAAGCATCCGCGCCCTGCTGCATGGCGGCATGCTGGCGGCCGTACTCACCTTTGCCTCCACCGGGCTGCGCCTGCTTGGCAATGGCCTGACCGCGACCGTCGTGGCCGGGGGAACCGCCTTGCGCCTGTCCGTCGGGTTCTCGCCCGCCCTGCTGGGGGCGGGCTACCTGGTCGGGCTTGCAGGCGGGCTGGCCATGCTGGCGGGCGCGCTGCTGACGTGGGAAGTGCTCATTCCCGCCATGGCGCAGGTCATGCCCAACCCCGCGGGGCTTGCGCCAGGCGACTTCGCGGCCCTGCTGTGGCGGGAAAAAGCCCGCTTCATCGGCGTGGGACTGATCGGGGTGGCGGCGATCTGGACCGTGCTGCGCATGGGCCGCCCGCTGCTGAACAGCGTGCGCCTGCTGCTGGTCCGTCCCGCCGCCGATGCAGCCCCCGCGCGGACCGACACCGATCTGTCACCCCGGGCCATACGCGCCATGGCAGGCATCGTGCTGGTGCTGGTCGGGAGCATGTTCTTCGTCTTTGCCCGTGGCAGCGTGCCCTTCGGTCCCGCACTCGCAGCCGCACTGGCCGGGCTTGCCTGCTGCGCGGGGCTGGGGCTGTTCGTGGCGGCGGCGTGCGGTTACATGGCCGGGCTGGTGGGATCATCCTCATCCCCCATTTCCGGCGTGACCATCCTGGCGGCCATGTGCGTGGCATGCGTGTTCGTGGTGCTGCGTGCGACGGGACTGTTCGCGGGGGTGGCGGGGCAGCATTTCACCATCGGGTTCTGCCTTTACGCACTGACCGCCATCACCGCCTCCGCCGCCATTGCCAATGACAACCTGCAGGACCTGAAAACCGGGCAGATGATCGGCGCGACACCATGGAAGCAGGAAGCCGCGCTGCTGATCGGCTGCGTAAGCGGGGCGGTTGTCATCCCGCCGGTCCTGAACGTGCTGTACCAGACCTATGGCTTCGTGGGGGCCATGCCGCATGCGGGCATGGACGCCACACAGGCGCTGGCCGCCCCCCAGCCCGCGCTGCTGCTCATGATCACATCGGGCATTTTCCTGCACCAGCTGGACTGGAACCTGCTGCTGCTGGGGGCCGTGGCGGGCTGCGCGCTGATCGGCATTGACGCGGCGCTGCGCCGGACGGGCCGGGGCAGCCTGCCCCCGCTGGCTGTGGGCATTGGCATCTACCTGCCGATGAACGTGTCCGTCACCCTGGCCCTGGGCGCGCTTCTGGGCAGTCTCATCAACCGGCTGAACCCGCATGCGGGCGTCCATCGTGGCACCATGATCGCGTCGGGCCTGATCGTGGGGGAAAGCCTGACAGGGGTGGTGCTGGCCTGCCTGTCCGCCCTGAGCGGGCGGGACAGTCCGCTGTCGCTCCTGCCCCATGGCATGCCTGCCATGGTGACGGACATGGCAGGCCTTGCCGCGTTTGGCCTGCTGTGCGTGTGGTTCTGCCGCACCCAGATCCGCCCGCCCGCCAGATAATGGCCATACGGGGCATGGACGCGCGCGGCGGTTCCGTGGCACGCTGCCCCGATGTGCAGCCCTTTTGACAGCCTGGACTTCCCCCGTCCCACACGGGATGCCCTTGCCCTGCGCTTTGGCCAGGTCTCCACCCTGCTTGACCAGGCCAACGTGCCCGATGCCGCCCGCCTGTTCGACTCCATCCGTCGCGACTATGAAAGCTGGGCCGCACTGGTCGACCTGCGCTTTGCACAGGACACTACAAGCCCCGACGCCCGCGCCGAACGTGATTACGCCGATGCGCTGACCCCTTTTGTCACGGCGCACGAAGTCACGCTCAAGCGCAGGCTGCTGGAATATCCCGACCCCACGGCGGTGGCGCAGGTCCTGACCCCCCATACGCTGGAACTGTGGCGCACCGACATCACGACCTTTGACCCCCGCATTGCCGATGCGCTGGAGGAGGAAGCCCGGCTGAGCGGTGAATACACGGCGCTTCTGGCCGGCGCGCGGGTGGAAATCGGCGGGGAGAGCGTAAACCTGTCCGGTCTCGCCCCCTATGCCGAAAGCACGGACCGCGCCGTGCGCCATGAGGCGGAACAGGTGCGCTGGGCCTTCTTTGAAGAAAATGCCACCCGCCTTGACACCCTGTTCGACCAGATGGTGAAGCTGCGCCACGGCATGGCGCGCACGCTGGGCTACGAGTCCTACATTCCACTGGCCTACCGCCGCATGCGCCGGGTAGATTACGGGCCTGCGGATGTCGCGCGCTTCCGTGCCGACGTGCTGGAACATGTCGTGCCGCTGGTGCACGACATCCTGCGCCAGCGATGCGAGGCCATGGGATGGGAAGTCCTGTATTCATGGGATGAACCGCTGATCGACCCGCTTGGCAATCCGCGCCCGGCGGGCGGGGCCGACCTGCTCATGTCCCGTGCCCGGACCATGTTCGACCGCATGGGCGGTGATCTGGGCCATTTTTACAGCCAGATGCGCGATGGCGGCTATCTGGACCTGATCAACCGCGCGGGCAAGGCGGGGGGCGGGTTCTGCACGTCGTTTCCCACCATTGGCATGCCGTTCATCTTCGCCAACTTCAATGGCACGCAGCATGACATAAACGTCTTTACCCACGAAATGGGGCATGCCTACCAGAACTGGAAAAGCCGCAGCCTGCCAGCGGTGGACCTGCTGTGGCCCACCATGGACGCAGCCGAGATCAATTCCATGGCGCTGGAATTCCTGACCTGGCCGCATCTGGACCTGATGGTCGAACCGGGACAGGGGGCGCGCTTCCGGCAGATGCACCTGATCTCCTCGCTGTCGTTCCTGCCTTATGGCGTATGCGTCGACCACTTCCAGCATGAAGTCTATGCCCGCCCGGACATGACACCCGCCGAGCGCAACGCCACATGGCGCACGCTGGAACAGCGCTACCTGCCGTGGCGCGACTATGGCGACCTGTCCTATACTGCATCCGGTGGCCGGTGGCAGGCACAGGGGCATATCTACCGCTCCCCCTTCTATTACATCGACTACGCACTGGCGCTGTGCTGCGCCATGCAGTTCTGGATCCGCAGCCGCACCGATACGGCGGGCGCCATGCAGGCCTATGTCGACCTGTGCGCGCAGGGGGGCGCGCAACCTTTTACCCGGCTGGTGCGTTCGGCGGGACTGCAGTCCCCCTTCCAGCCCGGCACGCTGGCCGATGTGGTCCGCACTGCGCGCGATATCCTGAACGCCTGATCCCGAACGTGTGACCGGCCACACGGCTGGCCCGCACGGCGTGCCGGGCAGGCCCGTCACACGGCGCGACCGGCGGGGCAGTCGTCCAGCCATGCCGCAGCCCCCGTGTCCTGTACCCCTGGGGAAAAACCATGCCCATATCCTCCACGCCCACACCATCGCCTGAACGCACGCTGTGCAAGACCGTGGCGGTCCTTGTACTGACGGGACTGTTCATGCTCAGCCTGCGGTTCAGCGCAACCGTGGCCGGTTTTGTGGACCGGATCGCGGGCACGGGGCTGTGGCTGTCCGTCTACCGTCTTGCCGGTGCCAGCGACGCCACCGAGCAGGAGCGGCTGATCGTGATGGCGGTGGCCCTGACATGCTGCCTGCTGGCCGTATGCGTGGTGGAAGTGGCGGACAGGCTGCTCACCCGCATCCGCCCGCCGCGCTCATGACGGGTCACGCTGCCAGAAAAAGGTGAGTTCATGCTTGTTGTGCCACAGATGCACGACACGGCCACCGGGAATGGCGGCAAAGGCGTCCGCCGTTTCATGATCGGTCTCGCCCTGGAACTTGATGGTCATGACGATGCGCGCCGCCCGGCCCGACGCGATCCATCGCCGTGCCAGCGCCAGCAGCCGCGCGGGATAAGCGATGATATCGGAAAACAGCCAGTCCACCGGCGCACAGTCCTGCGGGTCCAGCCCGAACGCGCTTTCGTACCGGCAGGTGACATTGGGCAGCCCGGCCACGTTTTCCGCCAGCGGGGAGCGGTCTATGGCGGTGACATGCGCCCCGCAACCGGCCGCAACCCAGGTCCACCCGCCAGGACAGGCCCCCAGGTCCAGGCAGGTTTCACCCGCCACGGGCCAGCGGCCAAGGCGCAGCAGGGCCTCCCACAGCTTGAGATAGGCGCGTGATGGCGGGTCGGTCCGGTTTTCCACGAACTCGACCTCCCCATTCACGAATGGCGAGGACTTGGTGCGCGACAGCAGCAGCCTGTCGGGCGAAAGCAGCGTCCATGCGCCCAGATGGGCATCCGGGGCCGTGGCGGGAAAGAAAACGGGTCTGGGACGCAGCGGCGGCAGCGCGTCAGCCACCAGCGCGCAGCGACGGTACAGCATGGGCGCATATCCCGCCCAGTTGCGCTGGATCGCCCGCATGATGCGGGCCGCCCCCTTGATGGAGGGCACATCATGCGTCTCCGGCGCATCCCATATGTCCAGCGCCCACAGGCTTGCCACCGGCGGCAGGCCGGACAGCGCCAGACGGCCGTGCCAGCACAGCTCCCCCGCCCCCCTGCGCGCCAGTTCCTGTGCCAGAACCGGCTCAAACCCTGGGGCGGCCAGATAGGCGCTGCGTACGGGCCAGGGGGGACGCGTCACCTCTGGTGCCGATACATCCCGGGGTGCGTCCCTGTGTATCACGTCCCGCTGCGTCATGACCGCATGACCCCCACGGCCAGAAGCAGCCAGGCCGCCATGAGCAGGCTGCCACCCGTGGGCGCCACCGGCCCCGGATGGATTCCCCAGAACGCGGTCAGCGCAACACCGGTCGTGAACAGCACGGTACCCACCGCCATGAGACAGCCCGCAACGGAAACCAGCGCGCGACACCCCTGCTGGATCATGAGCACCGACACGCCAATAATGGCCAGCGCGTGCCACATCTGCATCTGTATGGCCTGGCGCGCCATGTCGCGCCCCCCCTCGGCAAAGAAGCGGTCCGGCAGATGAGCGGTCAGCGCGCCCCCCATGACGGCGGCAAACGCGGCCAGCGCCGCAAAACACAAGAGAAACCTGACAACAGTAGGCATGAAGGATATCCGCAGGAACCGGGTGACAACCCGCCAGTGGTGCGGGCGGGCACACCCTACTCCCCGCATGGGGTCATCGTATAGGCCAGCCACGCGGGAGACTGCCGTGCCGTACGGGTCATGCTGCCCCTTCATGCATGGGGAACGATGCCCTATCGTACCCGCACCACCTGCAACTGCGGCATCCTGCCCGGGCCAGCCCGGCGTGCTGCCGTCGTCCCCGATACCGGGCCGGGGCTGCATGTCGGCTTTATATGGCACGCCAAAACTGATAAACCGCGATGTCGCCCGGTAAAAAATCCAGATTCTACACGTTAGGAAGACGATAACATGAGACAATAC
This portion of the Komagataeibacter sp. FNDCF1 genome encodes:
- the ispH gene encoding 4-hydroxy-3-methylbut-2-enyl diphosphate reductase, translating into MIHTPDTTAPTDAPPRVLRVLLAGPRGFCAGVDRAIRVVEEAIRRYGAPVYVRHEIVHNRTVVETLEAQGAIFVEELDEVPADGQVVFSAHGVPKTVPAEAERRNLLYLDATCPLVSKVHREAERHFADGGPESRHILMIGHAGHPEVVGTMGQLPNGAVTLINDAEEARTVQPADPTRLAFITQTTLSVDDTAEIVDILRDRFPLIEGPRREDICYATTNRQEAVKAIAPGCDLVIVIGSPNSSNSQRLREVAERSGAPRALLVPRLNALDWSALDGVSTLGITAGASAPESLVQEMVAALAKRFTLEIEEITVKEENVAFRLPAPLG
- a CDS encoding OPT family oligopeptide transporter; its protein translation is MASLPVQRELTWRGIVIGALITVVFTASNVYLGLRIGLTIATSIPAAVISMAVLRVLGGGTILENNLVQTQASAAGTLACVFASLPALLMGGFWQHFPFVQAAVLTAAGGMTGVLFTIPLRRVMLRDATLSFPEGVAAAEILRAGATREDPESIRALLHGGMLAAVLTFASTGLRLLGNGLTATVVAGGTALRLSVGFSPALLGAGYLVGLAGGLAMLAGALLTWEVLIPAMAQVMPNPAGLAPGDFAALLWREKARFIGVGLIGVAAIWTVLRMGRPLLNSVRLLLVRPAADAAPARTDTDLSPRAIRAMAGIVLVLVGSMFFVFARGSVPFGPALAAALAGLACCAGLGLFVAAACGYMAGLVGSSSSPISGVTILAAMCVACVFVVLRATGLFAGVAGQHFTIGFCLYALTAITASAAIANDNLQDLKTGQMIGATPWKQEAALLIGCVSGAVVIPPVLNVLYQTYGFVGAMPHAGMDATQALAAPQPALLLMITSGIFLHQLDWNLLLLGAVAGCALIGIDAALRRTGRGSLPPLAVGIGIYLPMNVSVTLALGALLGSLINRLNPHAGVHRGTMIASGLIVGESLTGVVLACLSALSGRDSPLSLLPHGMPAMVTDMAGLAAFGLLCVWFCRTQIRPPAR
- a CDS encoding SAM-dependent methyltransferase, producing the protein MTQRDVIHRDAPRDVSAPEVTRPPWPVRSAYLAAPGFEPVLAQELARRGAGELCWHGRLALSGLPPVASLWALDIWDAPETHDVPSIKGAARIMRAIQRNWAGYAPMLYRRCALVADALPPLRPRPVFFPATAPDAHLGAWTLLSPDRLLLSRTKSSPFVNGEVEFVENRTDPPSRAYLKLWEALLRLGRWPVAGETCLDLGACPGGWTWVAAGCGAHVTAIDRSPLAENVAGLPNVTCRYESAFGLDPQDCAPVDWLFSDIIAYPARLLALARRWIASGRAARIVMTIKFQGETDHETADAFAAIPGGRVVHLWHNKHELTFFWQRDPS
- a CDS encoding DUF423 domain-containing protein; amino-acid sequence: MPTVVRFLLCFAALAAFAAVMGGALTAHLPDRFFAEGGRDMARQAIQMQMWHALAIIGVSVLMIQQGCRALVSVAGCLMAVGTVLFTTGVALTAFWGIHPGPVAPTGGSLLMAAWLLLAVGVMRS
- a CDS encoding M3 family oligoendopeptidase; amino-acid sequence: MCSPFDSLDFPRPTRDALALRFGQVSTLLDQANVPDAARLFDSIRRDYESWAALVDLRFAQDTTSPDARAERDYADALTPFVTAHEVTLKRRLLEYPDPTAVAQVLTPHTLELWRTDITTFDPRIADALEEEARLSGEYTALLAGARVEIGGESVNLSGLAPYAESTDRAVRHEAEQVRWAFFEENATRLDTLFDQMVKLRHGMARTLGYESYIPLAYRRMRRVDYGPADVARFRADVLEHVVPLVHDILRQRCEAMGWEVLYSWDEPLIDPLGNPRPAGGADLLMSRARTMFDRMGGDLGHFYSQMRDGGYLDLINRAGKAGGGFCTSFPTIGMPFIFANFNGTQHDINVFTHEMGHAYQNWKSRSLPAVDLLWPTMDAAEINSMALEFLTWPHLDLMVEPGQGARFRQMHLISSLSFLPYGVCVDHFQHEVYARPDMTPAERNATWRTLEQRYLPWRDYGDLSYTASGGRWQAQGHIYRSPFYYIDYALALCCAMQFWIRSRTDTAGAMQAYVDLCAQGGAQPFTRLVRSAGLQSPFQPGTLADVVRTARDILNA